The stretch of DNA GCACGGGGACGACAGTGCGCTCCGACCCGATCGTTAGGCCGGTTGCAAAGACCAGCAGCACGTGCAGCGAGAACTGTCCGAGGTGTTCTCGGATTCCCTGTGTCAGCTCGGTCGTCTCGCTCATGGATTATACGATCACACAGCGGGTGGCGTCCAGCTCGCGTTCGGATCGAGTCTCGTCAGTTCGCAGCCATCTGTTCCTGTCGCTCGCGTTCGCGTCGATCATTCGTGGTCATCCGTACGAACTAGTCTCGAATATAGGTACTGCCGGTCATGACCGGCACCATTACATCGTTATCGACCGAAGGAGAGCACATGAGCTTGTACGAGGCCTCGTTCCGAGTGAAACACGAGTGTCCTTACCGGGCGCTTTCGGAACGCTATCCGGATCTGACGATCCGTGAGTGGTATCTGAGCGACTGTCAGGTACTCGAGATCACGTCCGCGGAAACGCCGACGGACGAGTTACTCGCCGACCTCGAGGAACTCGGAACGATCTTGCACCGATCGATCGACGAGAGCGGGCTGCACGTCGTCACGCAGGCGTGTCTCTGTTCGCTCGAGGAGTCGATCATCGACCGGTTCGAGGCGCACAACTGTCTGTATCAGCCGCCGACGGTTCACCGCCAGGGCTGGGAACACTACACGGTGATCGCGTTTGACGAGGCCGACGTGCGAGACCTCATCCGGGACCTCGAGGCGGATCGGGATATCGACGTCCTCTCCAAGACTGCCATCTCGGAACAGGGAATTCCCCACAGCATGCTGGCCCCGGTCGATCGACTCTTCGAGGATCTTACCGACCGACAGTTGGCGGCGCTCCGGCTGGCTCTCGAGAGCGGCTACTACGAGCAGCCACGACAGACGTCGCTGCGTGAGTTGGCCGATCGAACAGCCGTCGCCCGGTCGACGTACGAAGAACACCTTCGGAAGGCGGAGAACAAGCTGCTGACGAACGCCGGCGAGTTCCTGCGGATGGTGACCGCGACGGCTGTGAGCGATCCGCTCCGGGTCGAGCAGTCGAGAGCGCCCGAACGGCGTGCCGACTGACGGCTGTCGGCTCTCGAGTCCCCTCTTTCACTCTCTCTCGCCGACAACTGCCTCATACCGACCGGACGCCGGTCTCGCGGTCGGACGCGGCACCGACTGCTGGCAGGGTAAATGAAAACGTCGCGCCCTCGCCGGGTTCGGAGTCGACCCAGATTTCGCCGCCGTGGCGTTCGATGATCCGCTCACAGAGCGCGAGCCCGATGCCGGTGCCGCTGTGGGTCTCGCGGCTGTGGAGCCGCTGGAACACTTCGAAGATGCGGTCCTGTTCGTCGGGATCGATGCCGATCCCGTTGTCGGCGACGGAGACCGTCCACGTCGTCCCGTCGCGTTCGGCCGACACGTGCACGCGAGGGGATTGCTCGCCGCTGTACTCGATCGCGTTCGACAGCAGGTTCTGGAACACTTGGCGCAACTGCCCGTCGTCGCCCTCGACGCGAGGCAAGTCCTCGACCGTGATCTCGGCTCCGTGCTCGTCGATTTTCATCTGCAGGTTCTTGCGCACGTCCTCGAGGACGGCCTCGAGATCGACCGGCTCGAACGGATCGCCCTGCGTCTCGACGCGCGAATACTGGAGCAGGCCGTCGATCATCTCGCGCATGCGCTCGGACCCGTCGACGGCGAACGCGAGGAACTCCTGTCCGTCGTCGTCGAGTTCGTCGCCATATCGGCGCTCGATCAGTTGCAGGTAGCTCGAGACCATTCGCAGCGGCTCCTGCAGGTCGTGGGAGGCCGCGTAGGCGAACTGTTCTAAGCGCTTGTTAGACTCCTCGAGATCGACGACGAGGTCTTCGAGGTCGGTCCGGTACTGCTGTCGCTCGATCGTCTCGGCGAGGACGTTCGCGACGCTCTGGACGAAGCTGACGTCTTCGTCGGTGAACCGTTTCGGTTCGGTGTCGTGCGTGGCGAGAATCCCCCACGGGTCGTCGACCGGGCCGATGATGGTGCTAATGCCGCTGCGGACGTCGTGATCCGTTAGCAATGCGGGACCGCTGAACCGACCGTCCGTCTCTAGGTCCTCGACGACGATCGGCCGATCCTGCTTGAGGGTGTAGGCGGCTTGAGAGTTGGCTTCGACGGCCGCCACCGTCGCCGTCCCGACGAGTCCGTCGTCCCAGCCGACGCCTTGG from Natrinema sp. HArc-T2 encodes:
- a CDS encoding ATP-binding protein; this encodes MESVVSWNRTLSVVGGRRLVVVLGVLYVGLATGLALTELTVGTPLGNVFITSLLIAGPGAVLLYGGYRVPTFDIDPVFYTTIAGWCLSGFAAMIAVLVVYSLQPGEVVDELSTILILTALATVAGFASGIYDAKAKTRTRELEARNRELQATQTELEETVTRLEEVNRKLSESNQRLEHHQAYTDRVLNAIDDIFYVLDPDGTLHRWNESLCEITGYSDSDVASMTALDFIDSNDHERVTSAIAEGFETGSVQLEATLRTSAGEQLPYEFAASRVETPGGEPALAGIGRDVSERMARERELERRASQQQVVADLGQLALETDDLDELMHDASRQVATVLDTDYAKVLDLDDAGEELLLRQGVGWDDGLVGTATVAAVEANSQAAYTLKQDRPIVVEDLETDGRFSGPALLTDHDVRSGISTIIGPVDDPWGILATHDTEPKRFTDEDVSFVQSVANVLAETIERQQYRTDLEDLVVDLEESNKRLEQFAYAASHDLQEPLRMVSSYLQLIERRYGDELDDDGQEFLAFAVDGSERMREMIDGLLQYSRVETQGDPFEPVDLEAVLEDVRKNLQMKIDEHGAEITVEDLPRVEGDDGQLRQVFQNLLSNAIEYSGEQSPRVHVSAERDGTTWTVSVADNGIGIDPDEQDRIFEVFQRLHSRETHSGTGIGLALCERIIERHGGEIWVDSEPGEGATFSFTLPAVGAASDRETGVRSV
- a CDS encoding helix-turn-helix domain-containing protein gives rise to the protein MSLYEASFRVKHECPYRALSERYPDLTIREWYLSDCQVLEITSAETPTDELLADLEELGTILHRSIDESGLHVVTQACLCSLEESIIDRFEAHNCLYQPPTVHRQGWEHYTVIAFDEADVRDLIRDLEADRDIDVLSKTAISEQGIPHSMLAPVDRLFEDLTDRQLAALRLALESGYYEQPRQTSLRELADRTAVARSTYEEHLRKAENKLLTNAGEFLRMVTATAVSDPLRVEQSRAPERRAD